In one Silene latifolia isolate original U9 population chromosome 10, ASM4854445v1, whole genome shotgun sequence genomic region, the following are encoded:
- the LOC141604975 gene encoding protein REDUCED CHLOROPLAST COVERAGE 1, producing the protein MAPKNGRGKSKGDKKKKEEKILPVLMDITVILPDETSVILKGISTDRIIDVRKLLSVNTVTCNITNFSLSHEVRGPRLKDIVDVSALKPCTLTLVEEAYDKESAEAQVRRLLDIVACTTSFGPSAQGSKAEDGKTAQDKGKKSGGKGGGGGKQSPPSTAEKSDGKSNVNTTSLKDDISMMIDGEGETNNACPKLGSFYEFFSLSHLSPPLQFIRRATKQLDDQNLEDDHLFILETKLCNGKLVRIEACKRGFICIGKHRILTHNLVDLLRQISRAFDNAYDDLMKAFSERNKFGNLPYGFRANTWLVSPSTAQFLPTFHPLPVEDESWGGNGGGWGRNGESDLIPWANEFQFVASMPCKTPEERQIRDRKAFLVHSLFVDVAIFRGISTLRHVLEKMALDDVVVSDEVVYAENVGDLNITIMKDVSLASCKLDTKIDGLHATGLDQRALTQRNLLKGITADENTAAHDISSLGSVNLRYAGYLVTVRVKVKEDVPDESLSSSLESFDHPEGGANALNINSLRLLLHKGTTSDNQKLLNQTESSEKQRLVAAQAVVEKLLEDSLVKLQEENSKQDNIVRWELGACWIQHLQDQKNSEKDKKPTVQKTKNEMKVEGLGTPLKSLKNKKSEGSSPVHSDNGKSNSKAADLVSTTTQVDPNSSLNNIDVALKKVLSEAAFTRLKESDTGLHQKSLQELIDLSQKYYDEVALPKLVADFGSLELSPVDGRTLTDFMHTRGLCMRSLGRVVKLSEKLSHVQSLCIHEMIVRAYKHILQAVIASVGTDDVAVTIAAALNLMLGVPETCNSDKSYKIHSLVWRWLQLFLSKRYDWDIGGFSFKDLRKFAILRGLSQKVGLELVPRDYDMNSTAPFQRTDVISLIPVHKQAACSSADGRQLLESSKTALDKGKLEDAVNYGTKALAKLVAVCGPYHRMTAGAYSLLAVVLYHTGDFNQATIYQQKALDINERELGLDHPDTMKSYGDLAVFYYRLQHTELALKYVKRALYLLHLTCGPSHPNTAATYINVAMMEEGLGNVHVALRYLHKALKCNQRLLGPDHIQTAASYHAIAIALSLMEAYPLSVQHEQTTLQILRAKLGPDDLRTQDAAAWLEYFESKAFEQQEAARNGTRKPDASIASKGHLSVSDLLDYINPNTDTKGRNSMTAKRKSYLAKIQEKEIQNSSKPGPEGSQEDTPSISTDKTDQPDKHGHIIEKTESIASDEAKNISTSPAEHDVPVLEPTYEEQLVSSSQVVPEINIEGDGGWQPVQRPRSAGGYGRRIRQRRAPIGKVYGYQKKEFVETNHARLNNSPQGTNYYVLKKRPLSLGSHTDQHVPKGAPQGSKSGRRVIKAVTYRVKSVPSSGRGETVEVTSREDESGQNLEKASLVRLGKSPSYKDVAVAPPGSIAKMHSNANDNNDPIESKVSFEKPEDSVSSNSKENAHPQKGEIRVDNFKEIADCHLTDPKEPFSVNQSDGLAGDVQASVMVPTNVDGTESDTIDIHEVLPESNVMHNETPSGSSSEVNFQMDENNVLSPLKVEQHLEDKPMVTNMTDPRDSPGKKLSASAAPFRPAPGVTRVSSLPLNMNPASGPGPIPAVGPWPMLHPGPIGVMPPHHAYPSPPGTPNIIQPVPFMYPPYSQAIPIPPNGFPPNGSHFHHNPYAWQCNMNPTTLWRQVEFSMVPPVVEPFSEPVVEHKVQSPSSESSLGLSPILPEDIGVGEEARKEVVFSIPEVTSNSDQWNELKNEKQIDGVISCPESHEITPAHGDCPKESSGISHESTRSSHQVEDDERTFNILIRGKRSRKQTLRVPISLLRRPHSSQSFKIAYSRVLRDSETPKPVSLSACENEIAT; encoded by the exons ATGGCACCCAAGAATGGAAGAGGAAAGAGCAAGGGAGacaagaagaagaaggaagaaaaga TTCTTCCGGTTCTTATGGATATCACCGTTATCCTCCCAGATGAGACGAGTGTTATTTTAAAG GGAATATCGACGGATAGAATCATCGATGTACGCAAACTCCTATCAGTAAACACAGTGACGTGCAACATCACCAACTTTTCATTGTCACATGAG GTTAGGGGACCACGTTTAAAAGACATTGTGGACGTTTCAGCTCTTAAACCATGCACCCTTACTTTGGTTGAAG AGGCGTACGATAAGGAGAGCGCGGAGGCGCAAGTTAGAAGACTGCTGGATATCGTAGCGTGCACCACAAGTTTCGGTCCGTCGGCGCAAGGTAGCAAGGCGGAGGATGGAAAGACGGCGCAGGATAAGGGGAAGAAGTCCGGCGGAAAAGGCGGCGGCGGTGGAAAGCAATCGCCGCCATCGACGGCGGAGAAATCGGACGGAAAATCGAATGTGAATACGACGTCGTTGAAGGATGATATTTCGATGATGATTGATGGAGAAGGAGAGACGAATAATGCTTGCCCTAAGCTTGGAAGTTTCTACGAGTTTTTCTCTCTTTCGcatctctctcctcctcttcAGT TTATACGAAGAGCAacgaaacagttagatgatcagAATTTAGAGGATGATCATCTGTTTATTCTGGAG ACTAAGCTTTGCAATGGGAAGCTGGTGCGTATTGAGGCTTGCAAGCGAGGTTTCATTTGTATTGGGAAGCATCGTATACTCACTCACAACCTTGTTGATCTGCTGAGACAAATTAGTCGAGCTTTCGATAAT GCTTATGATGACCTTATGAAAGCATTCTCAGAGCGCAACAAG TTTGGCAACCTACCTTATGGCTTCCGAGCAAATACATGGCTTGTTTCTCCTTCCACAGCGCAGTTTCTTCCTACATTTCACCCTCTTCCCGTGGAGGATGAAAGTTGGGGTGGCAATGGTGGTGGTTGGGGAAGAAATGGAGAAAGTGATTTGATACCTTGGGCAAATGAATTTCAATTTGTTGCATCAATGCCGTGCAAGACTCCAGAAGAGCGACAAATTCGTGATAGAAAGGCTTTTCTTGTTCATAGCTTGTTTGTAGATGTAGCAATTTTTAGGGGAATATCCACCTTGCGTCATGTATTGGAGAAAATGGCTTTGGACGACGTGGTTGTAAGCGATGAGGTTGTTTATGCTGAGAATGTTGGTGACTTGAACATTACTATCATGAAGGATGTTTCACTTGCAAGCTGTAAACTTGACACTAAGATTGACGGGCTACATGCCACTGGTTTAGACCAGAGGGCTCTTACGCAAAGAAACCTGCTTAAAGGGATTACGGCTGATGAGAATACAGCTGCTCAT gaTATCAGCAGCTTAGGTTCTGTTAATCTGAGATATGCTGGTTACCTTGTTACAGTAAGGGTTAAGGTGAAAGAGGATGTGCCAGATGAATCATTATCTTCAAGCTTGGAATCTTTTGACCACCCTGAAGGTGGTGCCAATGCTCTCAATATTAACAG TTTAAGGCTGCTGCTTCACAAAGGAACTACTTCAGATAATCAGAAGTTGTTGAACCAGACAGAATCGTCAGAAAAACAAAGGCTTGTTGCTGCTCAAGCTGTTGTGGAGAAACTGTTGGAGGATAGTCTTGTCAAACTTCAGGAGGAGAACTCGAAGCAAGACAATATCGTGAGATGGGAGCTAGGTGCTTGTTGGATACAACATCTTCAAGATCAGAAAAATTCAGAGAAAGACAAAAAGCCCACTGTTCAGAAGACTAAAAATGAGATGAAAGTTGAAGGACTTGGAACGCCTCTTAAATCCCTTAAGAACAAGAAGTCAGAAGGGAGTTCTCCTGTACATTCTGACAATGGAAAATCAAATTCAAAAGCTGCTGATCTTGTATCAACTACTACCCAAGTTGATCCTAACAGTTCTTTAAACAATATCGACGTTGCACTGAAAAAGGTTTTGTCTGAAGCAGCTTTTACTCGTCTGAAAGAGTCTGATACAGGATTGCACCAGAAG TCTTTGCAGGAATTGATCGACCTCTCGCAGAAATACTATGATGAAGTTGCCTTACCTAAGCTG GTTGCTGATTTTGGTTCACTAGAACTTTCACCTGTTGATGGACGGACATTGACTGATTTTATGCACACAAGGGGTCTTTGTATGCGTTCTCTTGGGCGTGTG GTGAAGTTGTCAGAAAAATTGTCTCATGTTCAGTCTCTCTGTATCCATGAGATGATTGTTCGAGCTTATAAGCACATACTACAAGCAGTAATTGCTTCTGTTGGAACCGATGATGTGGCTGTCACCATTGCTGCTGCATTAAATTTAATGCTGGGGGTCCCTGAGACTTGTAATTCAGATAAGTCGTACAAGATCCATTCCCTTGTGTGGAGATGGTTACAGTTATTCTTGTCGAAAAGATATGACTGGGATATTGGTGGATTTAGCTTCAAAGATTTGAGAAAATTTGCCATTCTTCGTGGACTGAGTCAGAAG GTTGGTCTTGAGCTGGTTCCGAGGGATTATGATATGAATTCTACAGCTCCTTTCCAAAGAACAGACGTTATCAGCTTGATACCCGTTCATAAG CAAGCTGCATGCTCATCAGCTGATGGTAGGCAACTTTTGGAGTCATCGAAGACAGCTTTAGATAAAGGAAAGCTTGAAGATGCAGTTAACTACGGGACTAAG GCTTTGGCGAAGCTGGTTGCAGTTTGTGGTCCTTATCATAGGATGACTGCCGGAGCTTACAGTCTCCTTGCTGTGGTCTTGTATCACACTGGAGATTTTAATCAG GCGACAATCTACCAGCAAAAAGCCTTGGACATCAATGAGAGGGAACTGGGGCTTGATCATCCGGACACAATGAAGAGTTATGGAGATTTAGCTGTGTTTTATTACCGGCTTCAGCATACAGAGCTTGCTCTCAA GTATGTGAAACGAGCTCTGTATCTTCTGCATCTTACATGTGGTCCATCTCATCCAAATACTGCTGCCACATATATCAATGTAGCTATGATGGAGGAAGGATTAGGAAATGTGCATGTTGCCCTTCGATACCTCCACAAGGCTTTGAAATGTAACCAAAGGTTACTTGGCCCAGACCACATTCAG ACTGCAGCTAGTTACCATGCCATTGCCATTGCACTCTCGTTGATGGAAGCCTATCCTTTAAGTGTTCAACATGAACAAACAACCTTGCAAATTCTTCGAGCTAAACTAGGTCCTGATGATTTGCGCACACAG GATGCTGCTGCTTGGCTTGAGTATTTTGAATCCAAGGCCTTTGAACAGCAAGAAGCTGCCAGAAATGGGACTCGAAAACCTGATGCATCCATTGCCAGCAAAGGCCACCTGAG TGTCTCAGACTTGCTTGATTACATAAATCCAAATACTGATACAAAAGGAAGAAATTCAATGACAGCCAAGAGGAAAAGCTATCTGGCGAAG ATCCAAGAAAAGGAAATCCAAAATTCCAGCAAACCTGGCCCTGAAGGTTCTCAAGAAGACACGCCATCAATTTCGACAGATAAAACCGACCAACCTGATAAACATGGACATATTATCGAAAAAACAGAGTCAATTGCATCCGATGAGGCAAAAAATATTTCTACAAGTCCAGCTGAACATGACGTGCCTGTGCTTGAACCCACATACGAGGAACAGCTAGTGTCTTCCAGTCAAGTTGTGCCTGAAATCAATATTGAAGGGGATGGCGGATGGCAGCCTGTCCAACGCCCAAGATCAGCTGGTGGTTATGGCCGCCGAATTAGACAGAGGCGTGCACCAATTGGAAAAGTCTACGGTTATCAGAAGAAAGAATTTGTCGAGACCAATCATGCCAGGTTGAATAATTCTCCACAAGGCACGAACTATTATGTGTTAAAGAAAAGGCCATTGTCACTTGGAAGTCATACAGACCAGCATGTACCTAAAGGTGCCCCTCAAGGCAGTAAATCTGGGCGAAGAGTAATTAAAGCTGTGACTTACAGGGTCAAATCTGTGCCTTCCTCCGGAAGAGGTGAAACGGTGGAGGTCACTAGTAGAGAGGATGAATCTGGGCAAAATCTAGAAAAAGCCTCCCTAGTCAGGCTGGGAAAATCTCCTTCCTATAAGGATGTGGCAGTTGCACCACCAGGGTCAATTGCGAAAATGCATTCAAATGCCAATGATAATAACGATCCCATTGAATCCAAGGTTTCGTTTGAGAAGCCTGAAGATAGCGTAAGCAGTAATTCCAAGGAAAATGCTCACCCTCAAAAGGGTGAAATAAGAGTGGACAATTTTAAAGAGATTGCTGACTGTCATCTTACGGATCCCAAGGAGCCGTTTTCAGTAAATCAATCAGATGGCTTAGCAGGAGATGTCCAGGCATCAGTGATGGTGCCAACCAATGTTGACGGAACTGAGAGTGATACAATTGACATTCATGAAGTGTTACCAGAGAGTAATGTTATGCATAATGAGACGCCTTCAGGGAGTTCTAGTGAAGTGAATTTTCAGATGGATGAAAATAATGTATTATCTCCCTTGAAAGTAGAGCAGCATTTGGAGGACAAACCCATGGTTACAAATATGACAGATCCACGAGATTCGCCCGGTAAGAAGTTGTCAGCTTCTGCTGCTCCATTCAGACCAGCACCAGGTGTCACCCGTGTCAGTTCACTGCCGTTGAACATGAATCCGGCTTCTGGTCCTGGTCCTATTCCAGCTGTGGGTCCATGGCCAATGCTCCATCCTGGACCTATCGGAGTTATGCCACCTCACCATGCATACCCATCACCTCCTGGTACGCCTAATATTATCCAACCAGTGCCTTTCATGTATCCTCCTTACAGTCAAGCAATTCCCATACCACCAAATGGTTTTCCGCCAAATGGCAGTCATTTTCATCACAACCCTTATGCATGGCAATGCAATATGAACCCAACCACTCTTTGGCGCCAGGTTGAGTTCTCTATGGTCCCACCTGTTGTTGAACCATTCTCGGAGCCTGTTGTGGAACACAAGGTTCAATCTCCAAGCTCTGAGAGTTCCTTAGGTTTGTCTCCTATTCTTCCTGAAGATATTGGTGTTGGGGAGGAAGCCAGGAAAGAAGTTGTTTTTTCTATCCCGGAAGTGACAAGTAATTCCGATCAATGGAATGAATTGAAGAATGAGAAGCAGATAGATGGCGTTATTTCTTGTCCGGAAAGTCATGAAATAACACCTGCACATGGTGACTGTCCTAAAGAGAGCTCTGGGATTAGTCATGAGAGTACTAGGTCCAGTCATCAGGTGGAGGACGATGAAAGAACTTTCAATATATTGATTCGTGGGAAAAGAAGTCGAAAGCAAACGTTAAGAGTGCCGATAAGTTTGCTCAGAAGACCTCATTCTTCTCAGTCCTTTAAAATTGCATATAGTAGAGTTCTGCGAGACAGTGAAACTCCCAAGCCTGTGTCCTTATCAGCTTGTGAGAATGAAATCGCGACATGA
- the LOC141607062 gene encoding uncharacterized protein LOC141607062 has product MFSRTMMVYCLTRSGIVMANYEVSIQIREAWSHNSGEKFAFICFNLIILYFHMLDHQKIYLQLEHVRKTVRRLKWMSTMRKIELISRIHSQMAIELMKRIRTMKKFVCNRSR; this is encoded by the exons ATGTTTTCGAGAACGATGATGGTGTATTGTTTGACG AGATCTGGGATTGTTATGGCAAATTATGAGGTTTCTATCCAAATTAGAGAGGCTTGGAGTCATAATTCAGGGGAGAAATTTGCTTTTATTTGTTTCAATTTGATCATTTTGTATTTCCACATGCTTGATCATCAAAAAATATATTTGCAGCTTGAACATGTGAGGAAGACG GTCCGTAGATTGAAATGGATGTCGACGATGAGGAAGATTGAGTTGATCTCCCGCATACATAGCCAAATGGCAATAGAGCTTATGAAACGCATACGGACAATGAAG AAATTCGTATGCAACCGCAGCCGATAA
- the LOC141604976 gene encoding dynamin-related protein 5A-like — protein MENLISLVNKIQRACTALGDHGDESALPTLWDELPSIAVVGGQSSGKSSVLESIVGKDFLPRGSGIVTRRPLVLQLHRVEEKREWGEFMHLPRKRFTDFAAVRKEIADETDRETGHGKGISSVPIHLSIYSPNVVNLTLVDLPGLTKVAVDGQPDSIVHDIENMVRAFIEKPNCIILAISPANQDLATSDAIKISREVDPKGERTFGVLTKVDLMDKGTDAVDILEGRAYKLQYPWVGVVNRSQADINKKVDMMAARRKEQEFWSTSPEYRHMANRMGSEFLGKMMSKHLENVIKSRIPSLQSLISKTIIDIETELSRLGRPVATDAGGKLYMIMEICRGFDQIFKEHLDGVRPGGDKIYGVFDNQLPAALKRLQFDKHLSMENVRKLITEADGYQPHLIAPEQGYRRLIESCLTSIRGPAEAAVDAVHAILKEMVHKAMSETSELRQYPTLRVEVSNAATEALERMRDESKKATLQLVDMECGYLTVEFFRKLPQDVEKGGNPTHSIFDRYNDSYLRRIGTTVLQYVNLVCGTLRHSIPKSIVYCQVREAKRSILDRFFTDLGGKEAKSLGKMLDEDPAIMQRRIGLGKRLELYRTAQSEIDAITWAK, from the exons ATGGAGAACTTGATATCGCTAGTTAACAAGATTCAAAGAGCATGTACAGCTCTCGGTGATCATGGCGACGAAAGTGCTCTTCCTACTCTTTGGGATGAACTCCCTTCCATTGCCGTTGTCGGCGGTCAG AGTTCTGGAAAGTCTTCAGTATTGGAAAGCATTGTCGGCAAGGACTTTTTACCTCGTGGATCTG GTATTGTGACTAGACGTCCTCTTGTTCTACAACTACACAGGGTTGAAGAAAAGAGAGAGTGGGGGGAATTTATGCACCTTCCTAGGAAACGGTTCACTGATTTTG CTGCTGTGAGAAAAGAGATTGCAGATGAGACTGATAGAGAAACAGGACATGGCAAAGGAATCTCTAGTGTTCCCATTCATCTAAGTATATATTCCCCAAATG TTGTTAATCTGACTCTTGTTGATCTTCCGGGGCTCACCAAAGTAGCTGTTG ATGGGCAACCTGATAGCATCGTCCATGATATTGAAAATATGGTTCGTGCCTTCATTGAAAAG CCCAATTGTATCATATTGGCCATTTCTCCAGCCAATCAAGATCTTGCGACTTCTGATGCCATTAAAATTTCTCGCGAAGTGGACCCGAAAG GGGAGAGGACCTTTGGAGTTTTGACAAAGGTCGATCTTATGGACAAGGGAACTGATGCTGTTGAT ATTTTGGAAGGTCGAGCATACAAGCTGCAGTATCCATGGGTTGGTGTTGTGAATCGCTCTCAAGCTGATATTAATAAAAAAGTTGATATGATGGCTGCTCGACGCAAAGAACAAGAGTTTTGGTCTACTAGCCCAGAGTATAGACATATGGCTAATAGAATGGGTTCAGAATTCTTAGGAAAGATGATGTCAAAG CATTTAGAAAACGTCATCAAATCTCGGATCCCCAGCCTTCAGTCTCTCATAAGCAAAACTATTATTGATATAGAAACAGAGTTGAGCCGTCTTGGAAGGCCTGTAGCTACAGATGCTGGA GGAAAGTTGTACATGATCATGGAGATTTGCCGTGGATTTGACCAGATCTTTAAAGAGCATCTTGATGGCGT TCGGCCAGGCGGTGACAAAATTTATGGTGTGTTTGATAATCAGTTACCAGCTGCTCTTAAAAGGTTGCAATTTGATAAGCATCTTTCCATGGAAAATGTGCGAAAATTGATTACTGAAGCTGATGGGTACCAACCTCATCTTATTGCTCCTGAACAAGGTTACCGGCGCTTGATCGAATCTTGCCTGACTTCCATTAGAGGTCCTGCTGAGGCTGCAGTGGATGCG GTTCATGCAATATTGAAGGAGATGGTGCACAAGGCTATGAGTGAGACATCG GAACTTAGGCAATATCCGACCCTGCGGGTAGAAGTTTCAAATGCTGCTACTGAGGCATTAGAGAGGATGCGTGACGAAAGCAAGAAGGCAACGTTGCAGCTTGTTGATATGGAGTGCGGCTACCTAACTGTGGAGTTTTTCAGGAAGCTCCCTCAGGATGTTGAGAAGGGGGGAAACCCAACACATTCAATATTTGATCGTTACAATGACTCGTATCTTCGTCGAATTG GAACAACTGTGCTACAATATGTGAACCTGGTTTGTGGAACTCTAAGACACTCTATTCCCAAATCCATTGTCTACTGTCAAGTACGAGAAGCAAAAAGGAGTATACTAGATCGCTTCTTTACCGACTTGGGTGGAAAAGAG GCAAAATCACTGGGAAAGATGTTGGATGAGGATCCGGCAATAATGCAGCGGCGTATAGGCCTGGGTAAGAGGTTGGAGTTGTATAGGACTGCCCAATCTGAGATTGATGCAATTACGTGGGCCAAATAA
- the LOC141607061 gene encoding uncharacterized protein LOC141607061 isoform X2, which produces MEGVSFREPMETDEREESDASDDISEDTEDSDEEGGSGEEEKGDSGEEEKEGSAEEEGSGDGGLAEVLNKVVKMAAFLGAKKISKEERRTAYEM; this is translated from the exons ATGGAAG GGGTTTCATTTAGAGAGCCGATGGAAACAGATGAAAGGGAAGAAAGTGATGCGTCAGACGACATCTCAGAGGATACAGAAGACAGTGATGAGGAGGGAGGCAGtggtgaggaggagaagggagaCAGTGGTGAGGAGGAGAAGGAAGGCAGTGCTGAGGAGGAAGGCAGTGGTGATGGTGGTTTGGCAGAGGTGCTGAATAAAGTGGTGAAAATGGCCGCATTTCTTGGTGCAAAGAAGATAAGCAAGGAAGAGAGGAGAACGGCATATG AAATGTGA
- the LOC141607061 gene encoding uncharacterized protein LOC141607061 isoform X1: MEGVSFREPMETDEREESDASDDISEDTEDSDEEGGSGEEEKGDSGEEEKEGSAEEEGSGDGGLAEVLNKVVKMAAFLGAKKISKEERRTAYDLKEKVNRANNNNHPHLTWASC, from the exons ATGGAAG GGGTTTCATTTAGAGAGCCGATGGAAACAGATGAAAGGGAAGAAAGTGATGCGTCAGACGACATCTCAGAGGATACAGAAGACAGTGATGAGGAGGGAGGCAGtggtgaggaggagaagggagaCAGTGGTGAGGAGGAGAAGGAAGGCAGTGCTGAGGAGGAAGGCAGTGGTGATGGTGGTTTGGCAGAGGTGCTGAATAAAGTGGTGAAAATGGCCGCATTTCTTGGTGCAAAGAAGATAAGCAAGGAAGAGAGGAGAACGGCATATG ACCTCAAAGAGAAAGTCAACCGAgctaacaacaacaaccaccctcaTTTAACTTGGGCATCATGCTAG